The Musa acuminata AAA Group cultivar baxijiao chromosome BXJ1-3, Cavendish_Baxijiao_AAA, whole genome shotgun sequence genome window below encodes:
- the LOC135639118 gene encoding LRR receptor-like serine/threonine-protein kinase GSO1 — MARLDLSKNYNIMATMLRWLSNATSLEYLDLSGCGSLTVEPPQVALGALINLKGLDLSSNSLEGDILGILSNVSGGGLKHLDLSQNYFTGTITRIVRSLRHLQHLDLSDNSNVAGHVPDLLGNLTSLRHLSLRDNNLIDGEIPPTMGHFVRLEHLDLSHTRITGDVPSSIGNLSDLVYLDLAGCSITGQIPPSVGNLTEREYLDLSSNDVVGSIPETIGSMVHLETLNLFDNSVAGQLPETMGRLRRLKSLDIADNKLSGQLPTAMGDLCNLTLLDLSYNNIAGDLTDLLRGLSTCSRGSSLLSLFMKDNNLSGIIPSSMGQLSQLEYLFLSSNSLVGNITEAHFSNLTKLFEFTIVSNSLNVILPNDWLPPFSVFFIDMSSCHIGAKFPDWIQTQQELHSLYLSGVGLSGSLPAWFSDFSKGLQDLDMSSNNLTSTSLVFGFLERLARS, encoded by the coding sequence ATGGCTAGGTTGGATCTGTCTAAGAATTATAACATCATGGCAACCATGCTAAGATGGCTCTCCAACGCCACCAGCCTCGAGTACCTTGATCTTTCTGGCTGTGGGAGTCTCACTGTCGAGCCGCCACAGGTTGCTCTGGGGGCTCTCATAAATCTAAAGGGATTGGATTTGTCGAGCAACTCTCTAGAAGGAGATATTCTTGGAATTCTGAGCAATGTCAGCGGCGGTGGCCTGAAGCACTTGGACTTGAGCCAGAATTACTTTACCGGAACCATCACACGAATCGTGCGGAGCCTTAGACACCTACAGCACCTGGACTTATCGGATAATTCCAATGTCGCCGGACACGTTCCAGATTTGCTGGGGAATCTCACAAGCTTGCGACATTTAAGCTTGCGAGATAATAATCTGATCGATGGGGAGATTCCACCAACCATGGGACATTTTGTCCGGTTGGAGCACCTGGATTTGTCTCACACTCGCATCACCGGAGATGTACCATCGAGCATAGGAAACCTCAGTGACCTGGTTTATTTAGATCTCGCAGGTTGCTCGATTACCGGACAGATACCACCGAGCGTGGGGAACCTCACCGAACGGGAATACTTGGATTTATCAAGCAACGACGTCGTCGGAAGCATTCCGGAGACCATCGGTTCTATGGTCCATCTGGAGACATTAAACTTGTTCGACAATAGTGTCGCCGGACAACTACCGGAGACGATGGGTAGACTCCGCCGCTTGAAGTCCTTGGACATAGCGGATAACAAGTTATCCGGTCAGCTACCGACGGCAATGGGTGACCTATGCAATTTGACCTTGTTAGATTTGTCCTACAACAATATCGCTGGAGATCTAACAGATCTATTACGTGGTTTGTCTACTTGCTCGCGAGGATCgtctttattatctttatttatgAAGGATAACAATTTGAGCGGAATTATTCCTTCGAGTATGGGCCAATTATCTCAGTTAGAGTATCTATTTCTCTCCTCGAACTCGTTGGTTGGTAATATTACGGAAGCACACTTTTCGAATCTCACAAAGCTATTCGAGTTCACAATAGTTTCCAACTCCTTGAATGTGATCCTACCAAATGATTGGCTCCCTCCTTTTAGTGTCTTCTTTATTGATATGAGCTCTTGTCATATAGGAGCCAAATTTCCTGATTGGATTCAGACTCAACAGGAATTGCATAGTCTTTATCTATCTGGAGTTGGACTCTCAGGTAGCCTCCCAGCTTGGTTTTCGGATTTCTCGAAAGGCTTGCAAGATCTTGACATGAGCTCCAACAATTTGACCTCTACCAGCTTGGTTTTCGGATTTCTCGAAAGGCTTGCAAGATCTTGA
- the LOC135638229 gene encoding uncharacterized protein LOC135638229, which translates to MARLAPLSEEPISEEESRSTARRIHSFHNWIKSHLPVLSNKRNDLKILLSVLGCPLSPLSVSPKQPRDVASSAQYIIQQFRATTGCSKRERTAKSMYASGRVRMEMAQEHGVSSSGSASKGHHKGCFVVWQMVPDMWLVEFAVSGHQIAAGSDGKVAWRRTPWLGAHAARGGVRPLRRALQGLDPETIAAVFSPAQHIGEKHIGDEECFVLELVVDDSVLSSWSDSTAEIIKHRMLGFFSQRSGLLVRLEDSQLTRIQSPGAEAMYWETTMVSCMEDYRRVDGLMIAHSGRSVANLLRFGLGVREHRVSTQMEERWTIDDVLFNVPGLAADCFIPPEEVRRSCFYDIAIRDH; encoded by the exons ATGGCTCGTCTTGCTCCGCTCTCGGAGGAGCCCATCAGCGAGGAGGAGTCCAGGAGCACGGCCAGGAGAATCCACTCCTTCCACAACTGGATCAAGAGCCACCTGCCCGTGCTCTCCAACAAGAGAAACGACCTGAAGATCCTCCTCAGCGTCCTCGGCTGCCCCCTCTCCCCCCTCTCCGTCTCCCCGAAACAGCCTCGCGAC GTGGCGTCGTCGGCTCAATACATAATTCAGCAGTTCCGGGCGACCACGGGGTGCTCCAAGAGGGAGAGGACGGCCAAGAGCATGTACGCGTCCGGGAGGGTGCGGATGGAGATGGCTCAGGAGCACGGGGTGAGCTCGTCGGGCTCGGCCTCCAAGGGCCACCACAAGGGCTGCTTCGTGGTGTGGCAGATGGTCCCCGACATGTGGCTGGTGGAGTTCGCGGTCTCCGGCCATCAGATCGCCGCGGGCAGCGACGGGAAGGTGGCCTGGCGCCGCACCCCATGGCTCGGGGCTCACGCCGCTCGCGGCGGGGTCCGTCCCCTCCGGCGAGCCCTGCAG GGTCTGGACCCCGAAACGATCGCAGCCGTCTTCTCCCCCGCGCAACACATCGGAGAGAAGCACATCGGGGACGAGGAGTGCTTCGTGCTGGAGTTGGTGGTCGACGACTCGGTGCTGTCGAGCTGGAGCGACAGCACGGCGGAGATCATCAAGCACCGGATGCTGGGGTTCTTCAGCCAGCGCAGCGGGCTGCTGGTGAGGCTCGAGGACTCGCAGCTGACGCGGATCCAGTCGCCAGGGGCGGAGGCCATGTACTGGGAGACGACCATGGTGTCGTGCATGGAGGACTACCGGCGCGTCGACGGCCTCATGATCGCCCATTCCGGCCGGTCGGTGGCGAACCTGCTGAGGTTTGGGTTGGGCGTGAGGGAGCACCGGGTGTCGACGCAGATGGAGGAGAGGTGGACCATCGACGACGTGCTCTTCAACGTGCCCGGCCTCGCCGCCGACTGCTTCATTCCGCCAGAGGAGGTGCGGCGGAGCTGCTTCTACGACATCGCCATCAGAGATCACTAG